The following is a genomic window from Manihot esculenta cultivar AM560-2 chromosome 9, M.esculenta_v8, whole genome shotgun sequence.
ATTGGGCAATGTCTCAACCCATTTTCATTGCACTCACCACATTTTACCATTTTCTTATGCTTCTCATCCAACACCTTGCAGCTTCCATTACACTTCACACACATCATAAACCTCAACCCTGCACAGCCATGGCAATCGCTGGCGAGCCCTCTCGGAACCCCATCAAACAAAATCTCCAATTTCCCTTCTTCCTCCAACTTCACCACTTGATCAGCACCCCCAATGAATCTCCCTTTAACAAAAACTAGTGGAAGTTTCACTTCTTTTGTACCCATTAGCTCTCTTATCTCCTCCTTGAAGCCTGAGTCCATTGAAACATCTCTCTCAAGCATATGAATATGGTACGACTCAATAATCGACCTCACTGTATTACATTCCTCGAAGGTTTTTCTGATTCCTCGCAGCGTAGTCGTGTAGATCACAACCTCATTTTCACCACCTGTTGGGCATTTTTGTTCGAATGAATGGAGAATAGACTCTAATTCTCGTGCATTCTTTGATTTTTGAGGCCTGGGTGTTGTTGAAATGATCTTCTTAATTTTGCCTTCCTCTTCAGATAGCTCTCTTTCGTATAATTCGACAAGCTCTGGATCAAATAAGGGACTAAAGCTCTCAG
Proteins encoded in this region:
- the LOC110622576 gene encoding uncharacterized protein At3g28850; its protein translation is MGCVSSKPFRKQLHRDIIIDNDGGASVNHVVSLTSTTYGALKLDINEKRQQQQEHEQEPIKEIVAESKKLQQRSPPREEPEIINAWELMKDLEDGGLPISNHPKKSPKMRALRREIADMDARSPLKFMNQIGSPRKAKTFGGKENKVKKVSEFSPRAVLKAKNSSGKSSKAMLRLSYPVKSSPIWTKTENAESFSPLFDPELVELYERELSEEEGKIKKIISTTPRPQKSKNARELESILHSFEQKCPTGGENEVVIYTTTLRGIRKTFEECNTVRSIIESYHIHMLERDVSMDSGFKEEIRELMGTKEVKLPLVFVKGRFIGGADQVVKLEEEGKLEILFDGVPRGLASDCHGCAGLRFMMCVKCNGSCKVLDEKHKKMVKCGECNENGLRHCPICC